In Dromaius novaehollandiae isolate bDroNov1 chromosome 2, bDroNov1.hap1, whole genome shotgun sequence, one DNA window encodes the following:
- the NOL7 gene encoding U3 small nucleolar RNA-associated protein NOL7 — MVRRAGRERRAAGGGPAAIPSPLSSEDEADEAPEEVSFGVARAAAETERKIAGEAARRHQELRKEKRRRRDELFKEQKRRKLLPEAVLQELAAAPSGGQNEVTHAADQDEHPEAGAAKQSDGHVPGQLKKDKPRGTRSKGNYMAVHLKDQSLTGLHQQTAKDFLYTQLYGPGTNRMHANEFFSLENKKNPVKKAAVQFVDKSWGLEEKEKATKFKKCWLAAKMKSLV; from the exons ATGGTCCGGCGCGCCGGGCGGGagaggagggcggcggggggcggccctgCCGCAATCCCTAGCCCGCTCTCCTCTGAGGACGAGGCGGACGAGGCCCCGGAGGAGGTGTCCTTCGGCGTGGCGAGGGCCGCGGCCGAGACCGAACGGAAGAtcgcgggggaggcggcgcgtAG GCACCAGGAGCTGCGGAAGgagaagcggcggcggcgcgacGAGCTGTTCAAGGAGCAGAAG AGAAGGAAGCTGCTCCCCgaggctgtgctgcaggagctggccgcCGCGCCGTCCGGCGG ACAAAATGAGGTGACTCATGCAGCTGACCAAG ATGAACACCCTGAAGCTGGGGCTGCAAAGCAGAGCGATGGACATGTTCCAGGACAGCTCAAGAAAGACAAACCAAGGGGTACCAG GTCAAAAGGAAACTATATGGCTGTGCACTTAAAAGATCAGAGTTTAACAGGCCTCCACCAACAGACAGCCAAAGACTTTTTGTACACTCAGCTCTATGGACCAGGCACTAACAGAATGCATG CAAATgagtttttttcccttgaaaacaagaaaaacccagTTAAAAAAGCTGCAGTTCAGTTTGTGGACAAATCTTGGG gtctagaagaaaaggaaaaagcaacaaagTTTAAGAAATGCTGGCTCGCAGCAAAGATGAAGAGTCTCGTGTGA